A single region of the Leptolyngbya subtilissima AS-A7 genome encodes:
- a CDS encoding MBL fold metallo-hydrolase, whose amino-acid sequence MAHLTARRPQNVEGDLYVDSSCIDCDTCRWMAPDVFTREAGQSAVVHQPETAAERLAALQAVLACPTASIGTVAPPKDMKAAQASFPIPVTENVYHCGYHSEKSYGAASYLIQRLEGNVLVDSPRFAAPLVKQLEALGGVRYLYLTHQDDVADHQQFHERFGCDRILHADDVSSSTTSVEIQLQGTDPVELAPDLTVIPVPGHTKGHTVLLYDNRVLFTGDHLAWSVRLHQLHAFRSVCWYSWPEQIKSMERLAAYDFEWVLPGHGRRHHADKATMRQHMQKCLDWMKAQ is encoded by the coding sequence ATGGCTCACCTCACCGCCCGCCGCCCCCAAAACGTAGAGGGCGATCTCTACGTCGATAGTTCCTGCATTGACTGCGACACCTGCCGCTGGATGGCCCCCGATGTGTTTACCCGCGAGGCTGGACAGTCGGCGGTAGTGCATCAGCCCGAGACAGCGGCAGAACGGTTGGCTGCTTTGCAAGCCGTTCTGGCCTGCCCCACGGCCTCCATCGGCACCGTTGCCCCACCCAAAGATATGAAGGCGGCGCAGGCCAGCTTTCCCATCCCCGTCACCGAAAACGTTTACCACTGCGGCTACCACTCCGAAAAGTCCTACGGGGCGGCCAGCTATCTTATTCAGCGGCTTGAGGGCAACGTGTTGGTCGATTCGCCCCGCTTTGCCGCGCCCCTGGTGAAGCAGCTCGAAGCTTTGGGCGGCGTGCGCTACCTCTACCTCACCCACCAGGATGATGTGGCCGACCACCAGCAGTTTCATGAGCGGTTTGGCTGCGATCGCATTCTCCATGCCGACGATGTCAGCTCCAGCACCACATCAGTAGAGATTCAGCTTCAAGGCACTGACCCGGTAGAGCTAGCGCCCGACCTGACGGTTATTCCAGTGCCGGGGCACACCAAGGGGCATACGGTGCTCCTGTACGACAACCGGGTTTTGTTTACTGGCGATCACCTGGCTTGGTCTGTGCGGCTCCATCAGCTCCACGCCTTTCGCTCTGTCTGCTGGTATTCCTGGCCTGAGCAAATCAAGTCGATGGAAAGGCTGGCCGCCTACGACTTTGAGTGGGTGCTGCCCGGCCACGGTCGCCGCCAC